The Pseudarthrobacter sp. NS4 genome includes a window with the following:
- a CDS encoding aromatic ring-hydroxylating oxygenase subunit alpha, translating into MSVEVTTPSLIPTLSGLTYVDEAVFRAEQERIFEQMWFCAIRSADLDKAGAWKTVQIGRESVLISRTRKGAIRAFYNVCRHRGVKLCMEEQGEAARSFQCPYHAWTYDFEGKLIAAPNLTKMPDIDRDEYGLVKVHIREYLGYVWVCLADEPPSFEEDVMGAIEERLGDLKAIEGYDVANLALGRRIRYDVKANWKLIIENFMECYHCATIHPELTEVLPEFADGLAAQYFVGHGAEFGEDVKGFTVDGSEGLDVIPGVGEDQDRRYYAITIKPTVFVNLVPDHVIIHRMFPLAADHTIVECDWLYLPSVVESGKDVSASVELFHRVNMQDFDACERCQPGMASKTYAKGGVLVPSEHHIGAFHDWIQEKVGDVQHSGDVRMGITADTPPLIERAQTLERNEAHTAPAS; encoded by the coding sequence TTGTCTGTTGAAGTGACCACCCCGAGTTTGATTCCTACGTTGTCGGGTTTGACATATGTGGATGAGGCGGTGTTCCGTGCGGAGCAGGAGCGGATTTTTGAGCAGATGTGGTTCTGTGCCATCCGTTCTGCGGACCTGGACAAGGCCGGTGCGTGGAAAACGGTTCAGATCGGCCGGGAGTCGGTGTTGATCAGCCGTACCCGCAAGGGCGCTATCCGCGCTTTCTACAATGTCTGCCGGCACCGTGGTGTGAAGCTGTGCATGGAGGAGCAGGGCGAAGCTGCCCGTTCGTTCCAGTGCCCGTACCACGCCTGGACGTATGACTTTGAGGGCAAGCTCATCGCCGCGCCGAACCTGACCAAGATGCCGGACATCGACCGGGACGAGTACGGCCTGGTGAAGGTCCACATCCGCGAGTACCTGGGTTATGTGTGGGTGTGCCTGGCTGATGAGCCGCCGTCGTTCGAAGAGGACGTCATGGGCGCCATCGAGGAGCGCCTGGGTGACCTGAAGGCGATCGAGGGCTACGACGTGGCGAACCTGGCCCTGGGCCGGCGGATCAGGTACGACGTGAAGGCGAACTGGAAGCTCATCATTGAGAACTTCATGGAGTGTTACCACTGTGCCACCATCCACCCGGAACTGACCGAGGTGCTGCCGGAGTTCGCCGACGGGCTGGCCGCGCAGTACTTTGTGGGCCACGGTGCGGAGTTCGGTGAGGACGTCAAGGGCTTCACCGTGGACGGCTCCGAGGGCCTGGACGTGATTCCCGGGGTGGGCGAGGACCAGGACCGTCGCTACTACGCGATCACCATCAAGCCCACCGTGTTCGTGAACCTGGTCCCGGACCATGTGATCATCCACCGGATGTTCCCGCTGGCCGCTGACCACACCATCGTCGAATGCGACTGGCTCTACCTGCCCTCGGTGGTCGAGTCCGGCAAGGACGTCTCGGCGTCCGTGGAGCTGTTCCACCGGGTGAACATGCAGGACTTCGACGCGTGCGAGCGCTGCCAGCCCGGCATGGCCTCCAAGACCTACGCCAAGGGCGGCGTGCTGGTCCCCAGCGAGCACCACATCGGCGCGTTCCACGACTGGATCCAGGAAAAAGTCGGCGACGTGCAGCACTCAGGGGACGTCCGCATGGGCATCACCGCGGACACCCCGCCGCTGATCGAACGGGCCCAAACCCTCGAACGCAACGAAGCCCACACAGCCCCGGCCTCCTAA
- a CDS encoding bifunctional 3-phenylpropionate/cinnamic acid dioxygenase ferredoxin subunit, translated as MHKACPLSELAPGEALRLNTSPPIAVFHTEEGELFALDDTCTHQDASLADGWVEDCWVECPLHASRFNLKDGSVDAPPAKLPVRSHEVSVIDGVIMVKESADAPNLPPGLTVDGHISQ; from the coding sequence ATGCACAAGGCATGCCCGCTCAGCGAACTTGCACCCGGTGAGGCACTGCGGCTCAACACGTCGCCGCCCATCGCCGTGTTCCACACGGAGGAGGGCGAGCTCTTCGCCCTCGATGACACCTGCACCCACCAGGACGCTTCGCTTGCCGACGGCTGGGTGGAGGACTGCTGGGTGGAGTGCCCCCTGCATGCCTCCAGGTTCAACCTGAAGGACGGAAGCGTGGACGCCCCGCCGGCCAAGCTGCCGGTCCGCTCCCACGAAGTGTCCGTCATCGACGGCGTCATCATGGTCAAAGAGTCCGCCGATGCCCCCAACCTGCCGCCCGGCCTGACGGTGGACGGACACATTTCCCAGTAG
- a CDS encoding GcvT family protein, producing the protein MSASPRVVIIGAGIVGTNLADELTGRGWTNITVVEQGPLELAGGSTSHAPGLVFQTNPSKTMTEFATYTVNKLLSLSADGVSCFNQLGGLELATTEARLEDLKRKVGYATSWGVDGRLIDADECEKHWPLLNGGALADGRRVLGGLYVPSDGLASAARAVQLLIAKARSAGVTFLGSTPVTGIEQAGGKVTGVQTPDGVIPADIVVSCAGFWGRELGKMVGMQVPLLPLAHQYVKTTPVEGLHGVNELPNGASKPILRYQDRDLYFREHGNRIGIGSYAHRPMPVDMDRLPRVGAEEMSDHNMPSRLDFTLEDFAPAWEDCQDLLPALHSTQIDDGFNGIFSFTPDGGPLMGESPDVEGFFVAEAVWVTHSAGVAKAMAEMLVEGESRTDLHGCEITRFEKVQTSDEYVSDTSQQNFVEIYDILHPLQPRESPRDVRVSPFNVRQKELGAFFLESAAWERPHWFEANRALLEELPAEWQAPERDEWAGMFHSPISAAEAWKTRTAVALFDMTPLKRLAVTGPGALDLLQRLSTGNIAKKPGAVTYCLLLADDGGIRSDVTVARLGEQDFQLGVNSNVDFDYLRVEARKQSAGDPSRWAHVTDITGSTCCIGLWGPLAREVMSKVSTDDLSNDGLRYFRTKEISIGGIPVTAMRLSYVGELGWELYTTAEYGLKLWDLLFEAGQEHGIIAAGRGAFNSMRLEKGYRLWGTDMTTEHHPYQSGLGFSVAKDKEGYVGWEALAARKEQQAAQTLRCLTVDDGTSVVLGKEPVYVNGVASGYVTSAAYGFSIRKPIAYAWLPSAVDVGDAVEIEYFGRRVAATVTADPLFDPGMERLRG; encoded by the coding sequence ATGAGCGCATCACCACGCGTCGTCATCATCGGAGCCGGCATCGTCGGCACCAACCTTGCCGACGAACTCACCGGCCGCGGCTGGACCAACATCACGGTTGTCGAACAGGGCCCCCTTGAACTTGCGGGCGGGTCCACTTCGCACGCCCCGGGCCTGGTGTTCCAGACCAACCCGTCCAAGACCATGACCGAGTTCGCCACCTACACGGTGAACAAACTGCTCTCGCTCAGCGCGGACGGGGTCTCCTGCTTTAACCAGTTGGGCGGGCTTGAACTGGCCACCACCGAGGCGCGGCTCGAGGACCTGAAGCGCAAGGTTGGCTATGCCACCTCCTGGGGCGTCGATGGCCGCCTGATCGACGCCGACGAGTGCGAGAAGCACTGGCCGCTGTTGAACGGCGGAGCCCTCGCGGACGGACGCCGCGTCCTGGGCGGACTCTACGTCCCCTCGGACGGCCTGGCATCCGCGGCCCGCGCGGTCCAGCTCCTGATCGCCAAGGCACGCTCGGCAGGCGTCACGTTCCTCGGCTCGACACCCGTGACGGGCATTGAGCAGGCGGGCGGGAAGGTCACCGGCGTCCAAACCCCCGACGGCGTGATCCCGGCTGACATCGTGGTGTCCTGCGCCGGATTCTGGGGGCGCGAGCTCGGCAAGATGGTGGGCATGCAGGTGCCGTTGCTCCCGCTTGCGCACCAGTACGTCAAGACCACCCCGGTGGAGGGGCTGCACGGCGTCAACGAGCTTCCCAACGGTGCCAGCAAGCCCATCCTCCGCTACCAGGACCGCGACCTGTACTTCCGCGAGCACGGCAACCGGATCGGCATCGGCAGCTATGCCCACAGGCCGATGCCCGTTGACATGGACCGGCTGCCGCGCGTCGGCGCCGAAGAGATGTCTGACCACAACATGCCCTCCCGCCTGGACTTCACGCTCGAAGACTTCGCCCCGGCCTGGGAAGACTGCCAGGACCTGCTGCCTGCCCTGCACTCAACACAGATCGACGACGGCTTCAACGGCATCTTCTCCTTCACCCCGGACGGCGGCCCGCTCATGGGCGAATCCCCCGACGTCGAAGGCTTCTTCGTGGCGGAGGCCGTCTGGGTCACCCACTCCGCCGGCGTGGCCAAGGCCATGGCCGAGATGCTCGTGGAGGGCGAGTCCCGCACCGACCTGCACGGCTGTGAAATCACCCGCTTCGAGAAGGTGCAGACCTCCGACGAGTACGTCAGCGATACGTCCCAGCAGAACTTCGTGGAGATCTACGACATCCTGCACCCGCTGCAGCCCAGGGAATCTCCGCGCGACGTTCGCGTGAGCCCCTTCAATGTGCGGCAGAAGGAACTCGGGGCGTTCTTCCTGGAGTCTGCGGCCTGGGAACGTCCGCACTGGTTCGAAGCCAACCGGGCCCTGCTGGAAGAGCTGCCCGCCGAGTGGCAGGCACCGGAGCGTGACGAGTGGGCGGGCATGTTCCACTCCCCCATCTCCGCAGCCGAAGCGTGGAAGACGCGTACCGCCGTCGCGCTTTTCGACATGACGCCGCTCAAGCGGCTCGCCGTCACCGGGCCCGGCGCGCTGGACCTGCTCCAGCGCCTCAGCACCGGCAACATCGCCAAGAAGCCCGGAGCGGTTACCTACTGCCTGCTGCTGGCGGACGACGGCGGCATCCGCAGTGACGTCACGGTGGCACGGCTTGGGGAGCAGGACTTCCAGCTGGGCGTGAACAGCAACGTGGACTTCGACTACCTGCGCGTGGAGGCGCGGAAGCAGTCCGCAGGGGATCCGTCCCGGTGGGCGCACGTCACCGACATCACCGGCAGCACCTGCTGCATCGGCCTCTGGGGACCGCTGGCCCGCGAGGTGATGAGCAAAGTCAGCACCGACGACCTTAGCAACGACGGCCTCCGCTACTTCCGCACCAAGGAAATCAGCATCGGCGGCATCCCCGTCACGGCCATGCGGCTCTCCTACGTGGGCGAGCTCGGCTGGGAGCTGTACACCACCGCCGAATATGGCCTGAAGCTGTGGGACCTGCTCTTCGAAGCAGGCCAGGAGCACGGTATCATCGCCGCCGGCCGCGGCGCCTTCAACAGCATGCGGCTGGAGAAGGGCTACCGGCTGTGGGGCACGGACATGACCACGGAGCACCACCCCTACCAGTCCGGCCTGGGCTTCTCCGTGGCCAAGGACAAGGAAGGCTACGTGGGCTGGGAGGCGCTGGCTGCCCGCAAGGAGCAGCAGGCTGCCCAGACCCTGCGCTGCCTGACTGTCGACGACGGCACGTCAGTGGTGCTGGGCAAGGAACCCGTCTACGTCAACGGCGTGGCTTCGGGTTACGTCACCAGCGCCGCTTACGGCTTCTCCATCCGCAAGCCGATCGCCTACGCCTGGCTGCCGTCTGCAGTGGACGTGGGGGATGCCGTGGAGATCGAATACTTCGGCAGGCGGGTGGCCGCCACCGTCACCGCCGACCCGCTGTTTGACCCCGGAATGGAACGCCTGCGCGGCTGA
- a CDS encoding IS3 family transposase, with protein MGDATSNSSATPRKDLFHHVRFISAAALPAQLTGYIHGYTTERIPAKQEGLSPVQYRAQALAAPACSASQTWGPLHFGGGSLSRPRPLWRPRARPMRWPLLIRPCAARSGRTWL; from the coding sequence GTGGGCGACGCTACAAGCAATTCTTCAGCCACCCCCAGGAAGGACTTATTCCACCACGTCCGATTCATCAGTGCCGCCGCACTGCCGGCGCAGCTGACCGGATACATTCACGGGTACACCACCGAAAGAATCCCAGCAAAGCAAGAGGGCCTGAGCCCGGTGCAATACCGTGCTCAGGCCCTCGCAGCCCCGGCCTGTTCAGCCAGTCAAACTTGGGGCCCGCTTCACTTCGGAGGCGGGTCCCTTTCGCGTCCTAGACCACTGTGGCGGCCTCGAGCGAGGCCGATGCGGTGGCCTCTGCTGATTCGCCCTTGTGCGGCTCGAAGCGGACGAACATGGCTTTGA